From the Diprion similis isolate iyDipSimi1 chromosome 1, iyDipSimi1.1, whole genome shotgun sequence genome, the window ACAGTAGCTATCTTATACCGAGACGGGGCAAAAGCCGGGGTTAAACTTTGCGTTTACCAGCTTCTATGTTGATACTTTGTTGTTCCACGTTGCTGGCAAACTTTCCTCGAGAAGAACTGACGTATACATGATACACCTGCAGTTGTGAGCTGTAAATACACGCCACGCTCGGTGGAAATTTGAAGAGAAACTCGCGCCCCGAAACGGGTGGAAAATGACATTACAGGGAAAGCAGAAGCAAAGTGGTATGAAAAAATGctgattcttcatttttctgtgATATGTTGCAGTGAGTATGCATAGAAGAATATTCGGcacatatttttatgtacTGATTCGGAGTGAAAGACTTTATTatcaaacagtttttttttttttttttttttttacggattCTCGATGATgacgtcaaattttttcgtaaaattactcGCACATTGTTCACTATAATTAATTTGGGCCCGAATTAATACATgtgaaaacatattttttattcaaatcattttcattcctcATTTCGTTTTCTGCATGAAGCTTGTTGTTTGGAGCCAGAAAgtgtattttctattttccatactTTTCCTCCATATTTAAGTTTTCTAAGtctatattatacgtacatattttataattttgaatgcATTTTGAATCGGTAAGAATGTagttcgttttcttcttcttttggtTTTTCTACTCGAACGAACAAATCGCGCTTCCCAAGGCGTTGGACTCTGATACATCACGGCAAAAACAGCCAGAGACGTGCCTCGTTTGACCGCGGAAATGAACGCGACTTTTTTTAGCAATCTGAGAACAGCGACACGCAGCAGCGTAGCCGCAGAACTACGTGATCCGGGATTCGCATCAGACGAGACAATTTTTCCGGCGAATGGCCTCGTTTTTCACTCGGCTGTCTACGTGCAGCTTTTTTCGTTCGTTAATTTTTGCACTCGCATTGTACATCGTCATGGAATTCGGTATAGAACAGTGCAAAAGTCAGGACCGAGGGGTTCGAGGCGATGAAAGTTTGGAAGGGAAGAACTGCTTCGGCCTTAGAAATTAGGCATGTTATGGTAAAAGTTGCAGGGCTGAGATAACCGGTGGCAAGTGAACAACTAAAAGCATTCAAGTTGAAATACAAACCCTGCGGAGGGTTGGATTTGAAACGAGGCCGGAAGAAGGCTTCGTTTCCCCTTGTTCTCCACTTCGGATTACTACCCAGAACGATTCGCCCTGCAGGGTCAAATAAGGCGAGTCACTCGCGGGCCATGAAGTACAAGAAGCCGGCACTTAAACGAAGGGGGAAAATATCCTCCGGATCCTATGAAAACGTTTGGAAATCATGGCGTCGCAATTGCGAGAAGCGAGGGAGGCtgttgtgttttcttttttcttcttcttcttcttcttctttttctcatcttgATTTTGCTCCAGGAAAAGAATCTCCGGAATTCACTCCCGCTTATCATTTCGAGAAGCTTCCCGATCGATCCTCGCGATCCTCGCGACCCTCTTTCGCCTCGCCACTCGAGAATCTCGAGAGGGTGTCTTGACCGCGGTGGATAGACCGAGGGCGGGTTGTTTGGGCGGGAGTAAATATCCTTGGAGGGTAGTTAGAGGGTCTTTAAAGCGTGTTCAGCGCCCGACctcttccttcttctcttttccctCCCTCTCGCTACGGTGGAAAATTACGATTAGTAGAACTCAGCGGCGACGTGgccataaaatttttcattagtcAGTCGTACATCCCTGGAGCACGCAATCAACGCTGATTAATTGAAAGGTAAATTTAACGAACGATCGCGACGTTTCAGTCGTCGTATCAGACGCGCCAGATCTTATACGACGAAAGAAGGaggaaattaattcttgacGACGAAACAAGAGCCGATAATTCTACGAAGCGGGAATCTCTGATGtcgctaaaaatttttccttacatCCGGCAACTCGAaacgaatatattatatttatctgTATCTCCGGAAGCGACACATGAACGATTCAAGGAATCGTTCAACCGGACGTGGGAATTGGACCCAAGCCGATTAGACCCAACATCAGATTATACTAATTAAGCATCGTAAGCTGATACCACGAATCCAACACCCCGTCTCAGCGTGAATTCGACCTGCAAGTTGTGAGAATAGCAtccaatatatgtatagtaactTGTACACGACCGAAAACCAAGGTGTAATTTATGAATTCTGTAAGCGAACTGAGGAGTAAAAAGGAGGATCTAATCTAAGCGCATCTTGCGCTAGGATCGTACGATCCGAGTTAAAAGCTCGGGGCATCGTAACGAGCTATATTGCTGGAACGATGGGTAGCTTGGCTGACCAACCGAGGCGAGGTTTCCAACCCCGACCGCAACATCCTCTTCCATTGGTCCCTGAATCCAACGACCTACTAGCAGCCGGGTAAAATATGAAACTGCAGCAATATGCAGTAAAGACCTTCCCACTCTGGTATCACTCCGGTAACTCCTCCACCCTTATTTCACGACGGCTTTCAAAGCGTCCGAGTCTCTTCTGCAATGGGAGAATAGTCGATGTAACGCGTTTACCGCTAATGACCCAACACCCCCTTCCATCCTCACCCCCATCGAACCACAGTGTTCTCAAATCACACTTGCAAATTATGCAGCGTTATTTGCAGCCACAGAAATAACTGAGTATTACTTACTTGtgttcaaatttcgccgataaACTCTATCGCAGAATTTTTTAGTTAAAGTTGTTGCTGCAGTCTGGAAGGTGTGGATTATTCATGGGGTCTGATAATCCTGCAATTTGAATGATTGTTACATGATGCGGGAGTTGACTGTTTGAACGATTGATTATagtttcgtcaaattttttgatgctgatatttatttattcgatatAGTTCGCTGAAGTACAAGTgcgatacattttttcaacaattttacaTACTGCGTAACTTACAAAATACTTATAATTAGGAATATTCGTGTGTTTAAGGGGTAGAACTAATATGACAAAATCGAACAgaagtatttttattcacagagATTAGCACCCTCTTCCTTCCTGCCCGACTACAACTGTTAGATTCCTCGACAAGTCGGCAAATTCATCGATCGTCAATCTATAAATTATTCCCGAAAGGTCAAGTTGCGTCAGCTGGTCAAGTCCTTCAACGTCCCAGCAGCTAAGGTTTTTGCAAATCGGATTCCATGATAAATCTAGATTCCGCAACTGTTTTGGAAAAGTATTAGGTTCGATTTCTTGTAACAAATTATGTCCAAGGtacaaattttccaatttggGAAGGTCAATGAAAGCTTTGGACGACAAAATTGTCATTCGATTCTTTGACAAGTTCAACTCTGTTAATTCCGGAAGGTCGTGGAAAGCCTTAGCCCTTATTTCACTGAATACATTACCTTGAATCGTGATTGAGGTTACATTTGAAAGATTCAAAAATGCGTCCGATGCTATAAATTGCATGTCGTCAATGCCGTTTACCCGTTGCCTTTCAATCACTATACTCTCGAGATTTGGAAGATCGACGAAAGCTTGggggaaaattgtttttatttcattatagtTGAAGCcaatataattcaaactttttatgCCGCGGAAAGAGCCGCTGCTCAACGTGTGTATAGTGTTGTTATCCAAGTGCAAACTAAACGCATCCGCTTTCGAATTCAGATTGGTGAAAGCATCCTCGTTTATGACGCTGATCCGGTTATTTCTCAGATCCAAGCTTTCAATTTTCGGAAGATCGTCAAAAGCTCCGGAAGAGAGACGTATTATGTTATTATTAGAAAGGTCCAGCGTTGTTAAATTCGGCAGCGCATGGAACGCTTTAGATTCTATAACGGCGAacgaattacgtcggattctGATCCAAGCTAGATTTAACAGATTTGAGAATGCGTCTGACTCTATCAGCCCTATTTCTTCCAGCATTGGTGCTCGTAATGTGAACCCTGTAAGTGATTCAGATAATTCTTGGTTTTGTTGGTCATCatattcatcgaaattttctgaacttaCTACTCGTTTTAGCGCTGGCGTTGATAGACTCTGATCAGCTACTTGATCTTCGATTACTATGCTTTCAAGGTTCGGAAGATCTACGAAGGCCTGTCTCGAGAtggtttttatttcgttattgCTAAGACCGATGTGATTCAAACCTTCGATTCCACGAAATGAGCCCGTCTTTAAGGTGTGTATCTTATTGTTGTCGAAAAACAAGGAAACCTTATTTGCAGTTGAATTCAACTTGGTGAATGCTTCTTCGGTCATTACACTAATTTGATTGCCTTTAAGACTCAAGCTTTCGAGTTGAGGAAGATCGGCGAATACTTCGGAGGATAGAATCTGAATGTTGTTGTCAGACAAGTctaatgtttttaattttggcAGGGCGCGGAAAGCCTGAGACTCTATGACAGTGAACAAGTTTCGACGAATTATGAGTGACGTCAGATTGGACAGATTGAAAAATGCATCCGACTCTATCAACCCCAAATCTTCTAGCCTCGGTCTTGAGTGTGCTCTGAGTCGTC encodes:
- the LOC124404869 gene encoding protein artichoke-like, yielding MLLRALTIFWIAIGGIRSEIFDPPDPLELTDKSDLKYRPWESENASNTTWISLQGMGITQLGSSMFQLNIPNLKWLRMDDNSIMRIPNDGFKFFPNLTYLSLASCNIREIEPSAFRNLDSLRVLDLDRNELQYSSVGLDWFTGLKMLERLYLRYSSLQTFSIPEMNTLKHLHLSGNQLSVFQTFFETGLTHLYLDNNQLTYISLWNFESLVYLNAASNRLRSIKTCRTPYYLHREYNPYNSDTDRETLCLGRAPALKYLLIPHNQISMIETDVFLNIKTLVEVDLTSNQISRIHSGIFNNLLRIEYILLDSNQITGLTYHAFDNLPNLKMISLKNNKITDIDDDAFTKLNSSTNELSLFLDNNEIRILRRGSFRGIKGLKHIGLSNNKIRTIASQAFVDLPNLASIVIEDQSQPIDQISSDLYNPYHRRLRAHSRPRLEDLGLIESDAFFNLSNLTSLIIRRNLFTVIESQAFRALPKLKTLDLSDNNIQILSSEVFADLPQLESLSLKGNQISVMTEEAFTKLNSTANKVSLFFDNNKIHTLKTGSFRGIEGLNHIGLSNNEIKTISRQAFVDLPNLESIVIEDQVADQSLSTPALKRVVSSENFDEYDDQQNQELSESLTGFTLRAPMLEEIGLIESDAFSNLLNLAWIRIRRNSFAVIESKAFHALPNLTTLDLSNNNIIRLSSGAFDDLPKIESLDLRNNRISVINEDAFTNLNSKADAFSLHLDNNTIHTLSSGSFRGIKSLNYIGFNYNEIKTIFPQAFVDLPNLESIVIERQRVNGIDDMQFIASDAFLNLSNVTSITIQGNVFSEIRAKAFHDLPELTELNLSKNRMTILSSKAFIDLPKLENLYLGHNLLQEIEPNTFPKQLRNLDLSWNPICKNLSCWDVEGLDQLTQLDLSGIIYRLTIDEFADLSRNLTVVVGQEGRGC